The DNA sequence TCTGACCGAAGAGATCTGGGTCAAGAACATCCTGAACGTCTTCGTCGCTCCGATCAGCATCGCGGAGATGGTGCTGGCGACGTGCCTGATGGGCGTCATCAAGGCTGGGATCACCGGAGTGGTGCTCGGCGGTCTCGCCTACGTCCTCTATTCGTTCCAGCTTTTCGACGTGGGGCCCGCGCTCGTGCCCTTCCTCGTCAGCCTGATCCTTTTCGGGTGGGCGGTCGGGATGTGCACGATGGCGTTGATTCTGCGGTTCGGACAGGCTGCCGAGGCGCTCGTGTGGGGCGTCCCGTTCCTGATCCAGCCCTTCTCCGCGGTCTTCTATCCAGTCGATGTTCTTCCGGGGTGGCTGCAGACTGTGGCGTACTGCTTGCCGTCCACGTACGTGTTCGAAGGCATGCGCGCGGCGCTCATGATCGGGACGGTGGAGTTGCGGTTCATCGTGTCTGCCCTCGCCCTCAATGTGGTCTACCTGGCGGCGGGAGCGACCTTCTTCGCATGGATGTTCCGTCAGGTCCGTGAGAAGGGGTTCCTGAGCCGTCTGGGGATGGAATAGTGGCACGCGCAAGCTCGGTACGTGCCGCCCCGAGAGACCGCTCGGACGACGGCGACCTGTTCCGCGATATCCACCCAGAGGCTGCGGCGGCGTATCCGCGCAACTTCGCCGCGAACGTGATCTACTCCATCTTCATCCGAATGGGGTGGGTCTATAAGACCGAGAGCACCGTCATCCCTGGATTCGTCACCGCTCTGACCCGCGATCCGGTGGCGATCAGCCTGACGCCCATCGTCTCCCGCCTGTCGCAATACCTGCCGCAGTTTTTCCTGCTGGGAGCCATCGAGCGGGCTCACCGCAAGAAGCCCCTGCTGATCCTCGCGACGTCCATCTTCGCCCTCTCGTGGGGCAGCCTGTCTGCGGTCCTCTGGTTCGGCAGGAACCTGAGTCCTCGGACGTTGCTGGTCGTGTTCCTGCTCGCCTACGGTTCGGGTTGGGTCTGCACGGGGGTTCAGGTGGTCATCGACCGAGTGATGATGGGTAGGTTGATACCGGCGCGACGCAGAGGGCGCATCCTCGCGGTATCGGGCCCTGTCGGCAGCTACTCGGTCGTGTTCAGCGGACCCATCATCGCCTACTTGCTGAGTCACGGCGGCGACTTCCCGCGGAACTACGCGATTGTGTTCGGCATCGGGTTCGTCACGTTCCTGATCGCGCTTTCCGGGGCGGCGTTGTTGGTGGAACCCAAAGACGAGGACTACCGTGCCCCTGAGTACACGCTCGGAGACCTGGCGCGACAGGGCTGGGCGCTGCTGAGGCAGGACGCGACCTTTCGCGACGTCTTTCTCCTCGCTGCGATCCAGACGCTGTCCGGCTACCTTTTCAGCTACTATGTCGCCTATGCACGGTTGTGGTCGGAGGACCCAGGATTCCAGAGCTCGCTCAACGCAACGCTCGGCTGGGGATTGTCGGTCCAGAACATCGTCATCGGAACCTTGTCGCTGAGCCTGGGCTTGCTCGTCGATTGGAAGGGCAACCGGGTCGTCATGGTCGGGCTGAGCTCGATGCTGGCTCTCGTTCCCCTGGTTGCAGTCGCAATCGGTCGATTCGTGCCCGAGCCGTCGCGCCTGATGGCTCTGCTGGTGCTCTATGCGAT is a window from the Candidatus Poribacteria bacterium genome containing:
- a CDS encoding MFS transporter, translating into MARASSVRAAPRDRSDDGDLFRDIHPEAAAAYPRNFAANVIYSIFIRMGWVYKTESTVIPGFVTALTRDPVAISLTPIVSRLSQYLPQFFLLGAIERAHRKKPLLILATSIFALSWGSLSAVLWFGRNLSPRTLLVVFLLAYGSGWVCTGVQVVIDRVMMGRLIPARRRGRILAVSGPVGSYSVVFSGPIIAYLLSHGGDFPRNYAIVFGIGFVTFLIALSGAALLVEPKDEDYRAPEYTLGDLARQGWALLRQDATFRDVFLLAAIQTLSGYLFSYYVAYARLWSEDPGFQSSLNATLGWGLSVQNIVIGTLSLSLGLLVDWKGNRVVMVGLSSMLALVPLVAVAIGRFVPEPSRLMALLVLYAMIGGMAVLMRVMSNYVLEIAPSERQALYVGIFGSGQIVTLAFPLLIGAGIRWARGPLGEMPAYEAAFLICAGVLLVSVWIAARLPEPRFAEMTIPDRTGQMG
- a CDS encoding ABC transporter permease, whose protein sequence is MTEEIWVKNILNVFVAPISIAEMVLATCLMGVIKAGITGVVLGGLAYVLYSFQLFDVGPALVPFLVSLILFGWAVGMCTMALILRFGQAAEALVWGVPFLIQPFSAVFYPVDVLPGWLQTVAYCLPSTYVFEGMRAALMIGTVELRFIVSALALNVVYLAAGATFFAWMFRQVREKGFLSRLGME